The following nucleotide sequence is from Zea mays cultivar B73 chromosome 1, Zm-B73-REFERENCE-NAM-5.0, whole genome shotgun sequence.
CCGCAAGCTTATTTTAAGAgacaacacactccatagataccACCTTGCAATCCAAGCATGCTCGTTTATCCTCTCTTCTTGTGAGGGCAAAGTCAATCTGACCAGAGTGTTGATCACTAATATAGGTCACTAAATGGGATTCTCTTCCTAAAGAAAGTATTTGCTATCAGCATGTCAAAAACTATCGCAAAGTCCAAGACTTCCTTTCCCTCCTTATTCCTACTACAATACTCAAAACCTCCATGAACCGCCTCAAAACCTACACTTATTGTACCTACGTGCCCATTGAGATCTCCTATAAAAAGCTTCTCACTAATATGTATAGCTCTAATCGTGTCATCTAAGTCTTCTCCAAAAAAGTCTCTTAGCACTCTCATCATGGACTACTTGTCGGACATACACGCTAATTACGTTCAAGACCAAATTACTCAAAACAAGCTTGCCTAAGATAATCCTATCCCCTTGCCTTCTCACATTCACCACCCTGTTCTTTAGGGTTTTATCAATCAAAACTCCCACTCTATTTCTATTTGCAGTTGTCCCAGTGTACCAAAGCTTGAAGCTGGTATTGTCCACTCCTTTGACTTCTAACCCTTCCATTTAGTCTATTGGACGCATACGATATTTACATGCCTCCTAGTcgttatctcaattctcaactaaCTCCCCCCTTCCCTTAACTTACCTGTAATAGACCCTACATTACAACTACTTAAACAAGTCCTAGTTGGTTCAACTATCTTCCTTGCCCTTCACACCTGTCGATGATGTGAAGACCTTTGCACATTTTTCACTAAACATGGACGCCGACATAGCGTGTCACCAAGGGGTGCCAAACCAGCCCTTGCCTATTTAACACCGTACTCAAGTTCTGATACAACGCGCCGCTAAGAGGGTTAAGCCCGCAACGGATTTCTTTCAGGTTTCATCTCCATTAGAAATGGGCAATAGTTAACTTAGTATGTATTTGTCTGTATATTCCATAAAAAACAACCTACTAATCAGTGCATGACTTGCCTTCCAAATTACAAGGAGGTAGATTTACCATATTCTTTAATGAAACATCCTCTAAGTAGATATACGAAATTGTGATCACGCTATGTACAAGCATAGAACAGCTACTCTAAATTACAATGATGGTACAAAGGAGAAAAACTAGAGATCAAGAAAATAGTGTTGTATGGTTAAGACCAAAAAACAATCAAGTAGaaaaacttcatcatacaaggaaTCTTAATACCAGGTCTAATCAACTATAGGAATTAGAACTGGAAGAAGTAAATATGAAGAAGCATAGATCTAACCAGAATGCTTGTCCACATATACATGCAACCAGGTTGCAGCCACCATTCTTCTCCACAGGTTTGTGACACTTGGGACAGGGCTTAGTATTTACTGTTATCCAATTCACTGTTTCTGATTCATCACGGCATTTCTTGATCCAGAGCTCCCACATCATGCAGGAACACGGTGAGTGTGCTCGTAAAGAGCAATTAAAACAAAACTGGCATCCACATGTGCACTCCACCTCACAATAAATATCGCCCTTGACGCGTATAGCATTTCCACAATGTGGTGTGCTTGGGCACCACTTGACTGTATCATTATCTTCAATATATGATTCCAGTAAAAATCTTTCAAAGCGTTCTGCGATATCTAGGTGTCTTGCAGTGACTAGTTTTCGAATTATTGCTTCATCACAAACAGCATTGCACTTTGGAGCCATGCACCTGACACGCCGGCTCTGACCCTCATTTATTTTCACAATGAAATATTCAGTCCAACCTAGGTGAGGGGCAGAAAAGTTAAGTGGCTATCCAGGAAAAAACTAGGTGCAGCAAAAGCTCAATCATAGAAAGGCTGTTCTCTGTTTTTTTCCTCTATGTTTGTGGTGGTGGACTGGTTGTAAGGGGTAGGTAGAAAAAAAATATCATTCATGTAACATAAATATAGCGATATAATTAAAAAGCCCACTCTAGATTGATATTTCAAATAAAGTATATTATGAGTGTGCATGAATCATACATGTAACATATGAAAtgatttgaagcaaaaatatgTTAGAACCATACATGCAACAGTTCTCAATAGCTCCTAATTTACGAGGCCAGTTTCATGCATAGATTGAAAGCTGTCCCAAAGGCCCATAGATACAAAATAGATTGAAAGCAAAAATATGTTGGAACCATAGATACAAAATGTCCCAAAGGCCCAAAATGATACAATGCAGAGCTAAATGAAGAAAGAATATTAAAGTATTTTATTGATACTATATGAGGATTGAAAGCTGTTAGCGAACAAAGCTGCTTCTGAATAGCAAATAGATCTTGCAAGTTCTAATAGACAAGAGCCAAACTGTTAGACAGAATAGTGGTTAAGACGTGTCATTCTTACATATTTCTTTGTTACGAACAATGCATTACACCATTTCTCTACCAAAATCTATTAACTAGAACATGCAAACGATGAAAATGTGGAATCATCTGAGACAACCTAATCGGACATTACTCACAATCATTGCAGTAGCTATGGCCACAATCCATCTCGGAGGCAGCCGAGGGTGGCACATCATCATAACAAACATTGCAGGTCACCTCCGCCGAGGAGGTTGGGCCGGCATTCCTGGTGTACTGAAGAGGAATACCAGCCTCCGAGAAGAGCCTATCCCTGTCCTTCTGATCAAGAAGCTCGAAAATCCTCTCCACGTCCCAGCGGTAGTGGATGAGGAGCGTCCGGGCATGGTGCTCCCTCAACCCTAGCAGCTCCATCACCTTCCTAAGATCCTCTCTCTACAAACCCACAAACGCCCCAACAACCAAATGGAGTTGAGAAAAAAAATGAAACTAAGCATCAGTGTATCAGGAATAGCGTATAGTGTGGAAACCGAATGGGGGAGAGCCCCCGCAGTCACCTGCGCCACCAAAAGGGATTCCTTGGTGATCACCTGCAACAAACACAAGCAAAGGAATGCATCAAGAAAACCAAGAGTGGTCTAACAACGGAGACAGATGCCCAGGACAAAATCAGGACAGAACACGCACAGATGAGGCAGACCAATGGCAGTCCTCGAGGTGCTCGTCCTCGAGAACATGGAGAACAGACTCTTCTAGGGCATCGTCCCCCTGATCGCTCAGGTAGCAATCGTCGTCGTCTTCCTGCTCCAATTCCGACGAGGACACCGGAGACGAAGTATCCTCAGCGTCGCGGCCCATCTGCCGCCGATCCGATCAGCCTCGAAACGAAACGGCCGGCGATAGTACCTCTCGCACGGAAGAGGGGAACAGATAGGCGGATTGGGTCGGTCAAGTGCAAGAACCGGCGCGGGCGGGGAAGGCGGGGATAGAGGAATCGTGGCGCGAAAGCGGTCGCATCGCGAAGGGAGTCGGAGACGGCGGCGGTGAAGCTTGCACGGGAAGCGAAGACAAGGGGGGAGGCGGCGGCGCAAGCGTAGCAGGTATGGTTGTGGCCGGAAATTGGGAAGTCTGGCTGATGTCTTTTGCGGCGTACTAGAGAGTGATGGCAATGGTACCGAATAACTGATAGGTTTTACATGATATATTGGAATGATTTCTATATATGCAGGTATTTTAATGGCCAATAACCTACCTGTTGGGTAACAGTACGGGTATAGATATATACTACCGGTATCTACATACTAGTGGGTAAAATATATttcatatcattattatctctactaTTACTTAATAATATAGTGTAGACGTTCACATTACACGGTTCTGCCCCCTCCCCCAACAACCCTAACATCCTCCCCTCTGCTCCGCTCCCCATCGCGCCCTcctcactgtcacacccggttccaggggtagaaccgagcgcataccatatatgtgccaggatccatttccacacatatgttgacgtcacaagtgaaatatatcaaaagacaatgcaataaaggcgtaaagagagtataatactttattacatcatctgaaacattgtatctttaacaagtatcacatcaaagtaagcggaaataaacaactgggcaatctcccacaggaagatgatcggcgcatcgttagacttagaaatcatcgtcgtcgataaaatctccatcaaagtctccagcatcaccctctgatcaaaattaagcaatggtgagctcacttatggtcggggctcagcaagtgggggaaaaactaatgcaggtataacaaggtgaggctaagtttgagcagtaagcattttagttggtcaacattttattaacaacacctgtcttactaataagtgtgagtcccaaatatcccatttaaacaaaggaatatgaatatagcaaaaacacttaagtgaaaccacttaagcaaattattggcagatcatcggatctcaatttaattccatcttcaagttcaattatcatgtgaggagtccaggtcgctcataaccgggagcacggctgatatatcagttttacactctgcagaggtggtacaactttacccacaagccatgtatcccatctagcccgggttgatcggacccttagacactgccgaggtgaatggctagggatccattataaggttttcacaaaataccttaatacgaagcaacccgctaaggtttctaaagacgatggtggtggccccctgggtgaggtaccttagccaagaatacgaccccatgttaacgtgggctgccagcacctaccgctccccctcttgcccatctttcaggtaaggtcgccaggcactaagcatatagagctaattaccaaagccagagccatgatagcactcgtggttgcactgttatcctgggtggtcactccatgttccaatttaatttgtaataaaattatcttaaccatcgggttaatgccataattgccaattaacatttttggaacattaaaaccaattaaagagtgacattaagaatcattaagttgagcggtagcatgaatcttgcacagcttaattattttcccaggttaaacaaggaatacatgtagtaaatctaggaaatccttaattaggttatAACCcaacaaattatgcagtatatcaaaagtaaacattattaaatgcaatgactgggtacaaaaagagtatgcagagggagaatccacttgccttgctcaagcgggtcctgcggatcgtcttcgaacgagttcggatcgtctaccgcacaatccgcttctaatagagtcgcatagcgtacatacaaaaataaaatatacacaaataaataaacatgcaccactACATAATCAtccaccattacatacacattaacacatcgcactaatcacatcttaaatatgtcctaatcgcgtaaatacttattaattcaattatagctattaatGTGATCCTAAcggtgaatttatgagtgggtatAATAAATATAGTTTTAAACTAGTATTAACttattttaacatcatcaatgaagataaataatacttattgtctattaatactaataaataaattaatacattttctaactcaaattagttagtatagcaagaatgaatttaataatattaatattctaaaaatctacataaactactaattgaatattttctaacacaagcgaggttatttgacataaactagtactctaacaattttaagttctaaatctacgaacatgtttatttgactagcaaaaacctattttgccatctaccaatgatattttctcctttctttataagAAAAATATGCcaataaaataattagataaatcatctaaaatcctatattattcaaatgacatgagttctataccattttctaaatccatttaaaatgcacctataattctccaagtaGTTTCTAAAATTTATTGTAACCAAATTTAACTAAAAAAAATTCCTATCTAGCATTTTTATTGCCAAAGTGTGACTACTAAATGTTGTCATATTCCTAATCCAAAATTCAACGCGTCGATTACATGAAATAACACGATGCACGCATATTTCTAACAAATTCCGTAGCGCACACAAATACATAAATcggaatcacatgtgttcatattacaacaaacaaactatacaacacatgaatcgaatcaaaagcgctttataaaatacataaaataaatttgggtcgtcatcaacctcgggttcgtgcgtgtgacggggacggatcgacggagagcggggctcgactacggacaGCTAGTACGCggctccggtgaactccggcgaACTCCACGGACTCCGGCAACGAGCGGCGAACTCTGGCGACGAACGGCGACTAACGACGGCGTCGAACAGTGCACTGGCGAGCTAGAGAGATAGGATGAGCTTGGTTGGGAGGATGGGAGAGAGAGGCTCTGctgccttttatagagagagggaggtaGATGAAGGGTCGGCCAGGGGAGAGAGGGACGATCGGTCTCTTCAATGGGGCGCCGTCGGTCTTCATGGCGCCACTGATGGGGTCGGTTTTCTGCTCATAATGGGGAGAAATGGGAGAGGGAGTAACGGACGAGTTCATGCTCCATTAACGACGAGTAATCGACGAGTAATCAACGGACGTGCGGACTTGAGCTTGCATCGCGCGGGCGTCGTAACGGCTGGCTCGGTGCGGCTGTCGGCGTCGCGCGGCTTGGCCAGGGAGTGCGCGCGGCACGCAGAGCGGGCTTGCGCGGTGCCGCGGCTGCTCGCTCGCGGTGGCTGCTGGGTCGCGGGACCGGCTTGGGGTCTTGGGGCGCGCGCAGAATGCGTAGGGCGCGGCGCTTGGAGCTCCTGcgcgagcgagagagagaagcgaggggagagagagagagttaggggagagggagagaagacacagggcagcggcggcttgcttcAGGGAGCCAGGCGCGCGCGCGACATAGGGTTTGGGggcatgggcccctagtgggccggttAGGGTTAGGAGTAGTTTttggttttttttctttttttttttaatTCCGAAATTCACTTTTAAAgaactctaaaaatcataaaaaaaattaccaaaaatatttataaatgaagtacttatttttagactaataattactatAATACTTAATTATTATTTAATTACTAGTACTTCTTTTTAAAATGGGTTGATATTTAAACATCCGATAAGAAATCACGTGCATGCAAAGAAGAAAAAAACGATGCAAATAAATAGTTAAACACTAAGAAAAAAAATTGttaccctaattaatataataactaaattcattattttaattgatggtttttgtggtgttacaaacctacccctcttaaaaagaatctcgtcctcgagattaagaaacttccgagaatagCTGAGGGAATTCTGctttgagttcatcttctctttcccaagtggcctcatcttccgaatgatgactccactgaactttgcacatgttaatgactttactccgtgtaattctgcgagatgtttccaaaattctgatcgggtactccgaataagtcaaatcctcattaacattcagttcttccatgggtaactgttcttctggtactcttaagcacttcttgagttgtgatacgtgaaatacgtcatgcacatcagataatctatcgggtagctctaactggtaggctacttcgccttttctttccaaaatcttgaatgggccaatatagcgaggtgataattttcctttaaccttaaaccttttcattcctctcatcggtgaaactttaaggtagacaaagtctcctacttcaaacatcaactctcttcttctattatcagcatagctcttctgtcttgactgtgctgtcttcaaattttctctgataatttgcacttgcttttccgcctcttggagaatttctggaccaaatacttgactttctccagtctgattccaataaagcggtgttctacactttcgtccgtagagtgcttcaaatggtgccatttttagacttgcctgataactgttgttatacgaaaattctgcataaggcaaacttttatcccagcttctaccatgctttagagcgcaagctcttagcatatcttccaagacttggtttgttctttccgtttgcccatccgtttgaggatgataagctgaactaaaatttagattggtatccatggactcatgaagtcttttccaaaagcgcgaggtaaactgggttcctcgatctgatatgatcttcttcggtactccatgcagacaaacaatcctcgacatgtacaactctgctaactgggctcctgagtaggttgtcttcacaggtataaagtgtgctactttagttaacctgtctactatgacccatattgagtcatagccatctcgagtacggggtagtccaactatgaaatccatactgatttcttcccatttccactccggtaccttgagaggttgtagcaatcctgctggtctttggtgttcagctttaactcgctgacacacgtcacatagtgcaacatgagtagcaacatctcttttcaaaccataccaccaatacttttccttaagatcctggtacatctttgtgcttccagggtgaatagaataagctgaatcatgagcttctctcaaaataagttggcgtaagtgctcgatttctggtacacagattctcttcttaaaccatattgtgccttgttcatcttccgtgaaatctggggctttacccaaactaatcaaagttttaatttccttaattttctcatcagactcttgtcctttacgaatctcttcttccaaagtagattcaacttccatcaccgttgcttctacattattgatcataccaaggttgagttgttccatttcccagcacaattcctgtgacatcaaatgagtagtaatGTTGTTCACctgacccttacggctcaaagcatcagctactacatttgcttttccggggtgatattgtatttccaaatcatagtccttaatcaactcaagccatcttctctgtctcaggttgagttctttctgagtgaatatatatttcaggcttttgtgatctgtgaagattttgcacttgtttccaatcatatagtgcctccaaatcttcaaagcatgcactacggcagctagttccaaatcatgcgtaggataattcttctcatgcttccttaactgtcttgaggcataagcaatcacctttccttcttgcattagcacacatccaagtccaaggtgtgatgcatcgcaatacacatcaaatcccttgtggatgtctggcattaccagtattggtgcagtggttaacctcttcttgagttcttcaaaacaattctggcaagcttcatcccatttgaactctttgcctttctccagtagagaggtaagtggtttcactaacttggaaaaaccttcaataaatcttctatagtatcctgccaatccaagaaaacttctgatcttggacgcatcctttggttgcttccaatctagtatctcacttatctttcctgggtccactttaattccaccatcggtaacaatatgccctaagaaagcaacttccttcaaccaaaaatcacacttcgagagttttgcgtacagttggttgtcacaaagcttttgtaggactagccttagatgatcttcgtgtgcttcttcattcggagaatatatcagtatgtcgtcaatgaatacgaccacaaactgatccagatattccatgaatactttattcatcaagttcataaagtatgctggtgcattagtcagtccaaacgacatgaccaaaaactcatataatccatatctcgtcgtgaaggctgtcttcggtacatcttctgctcgaatctttaactgatgatatcccgatctcagatctatcttcgagaatatcttagctcccttcatttgatcgaataaatcttcaatccgaggcagcgggtatttattcttgatggttacttcattcaaacttctataatcaacacacattctcctcgaaccatccttcttgttcacaaatagcactggggctccccaaggggatgaacttgggcgaatgaaacctttttctagcaattcttctatttgtttcttcaattctactaaatctttaacatccattctatatggtcttttcgagataggtgcggttccgggtactaattcaatagaaaactctatgtcacggtcaggtggcatacctggcaattcttccggaaatacgtctgggtattcgcacactactttgatattttccaagggcttttcttccaagtgattgatcactgtcttccctttttcatctgttgacttgtctatgttaacttggattctttcaccttgaggacttgtcaacataattgttccattggcacaccgtatcactccatcacaacttttcaaccaattgcatccaagaatcacatcaatcccgttggatcctaggaccactgggtcgactgtaaaatctattccttgaatcttgatattaacatgagggcatgagtgtgtggccttcatgtcacctcccggtgaactaatgtgtaatatcctcttcagagggtacttaggtatgttatgtttttccacgaatgactcagttataaatgaatgtgatgctccagagtcaaataaaactgatgcaggtatggagttaacaaggaacataccatacactatgtcggcatcctcaggcactgattctgcagtgacgtgattgacccttcctctgcTCTGGTTCTGTGGTGTCTTGTTTtgagcagatccacgagcgggggtgttctggtcattcctctgAGTATTGCTTTTCTGAGGTGTCTGTtggttgcgccttgggcagttgttggcatagtggcccagttcaccgcacttgaaacagcCGTTGGGTTGGACTGGTGCGTTGTTCCTGGCCTGCGTGTTGTTGGTGCCACCTTGACGGTTCTGTGAATTtccaccagacctctggttgATCTGGGAGTTGCTCCTTTGCTGGCTCTGGTTCTGATTATTCctctggctttgctgtccagagcgttgtacttgataattgtttccgccttgatttccagagcggaactgcgaaccttgagcaTTATGCGGACGAGTGTTCCTGCTTGACTGACCTTGGAATTTTCTCTTGTGGTCAGAGAGCTCCTTCCTTTTACTCTCAAGGCCAATTGCTTTGTTCAGCAGTGTCTAGAAGTTGGGGAATGTGTGACTCTGAAGTTGATAGTTCAGAGGTCCAATCAATCCTTCcaggaaacgctcttggcgcttctcatcagtgtccacttcttcaggggcatagcgtgaaagctgagtgaagcgatcacgatactcgcttacagacatattcccttgagtaagggaaaggaattCCTTCTTCTTCAACTTCATGATTCCGGAGGGAATGTGGTGAGCGCGGAAGTTCccttggaactcctgccaggttatggtatctgcgttgggatgtgccgctgtgaaggcatcccaccaatcggacgcagctccctcgagtcttcccgaggcgtacaagaccttctcccggtcgttgcactgagttatgtccagcttctttccaatgactttgagccagtcatcggcatcaaggggatcaaccgcatgagagaatgtcggcgggtgatgactcatgaagtcccggtgcttatctctggccgggggcgcatactgctgttgctggggttgcTGATTTTGTTGGTTCTGCTGTAATTGTTGAACCGCAgcagtgagtccttgcagaatctgcatttgggcggcgatgaactgctccatgttgggattaggtggtggcggtggtggtggtgcttgttgtccacgctggttccggttgttaggtccttgacgttggttcaccatctgattggttagaaagtgaacatcttagagaagagaagagtagaaagattctagaggggaaatgacttaagttttaaaatttttatatgttcttatggccatcattccataagaccattgcactcaaacaaagatccaaatcaaacatttcaatcaatcaccatcacatggttgatatttattaatatgataACATAAAGAGAGTATCATCGTCTAACGCGAAGTATATCTTATTACATCATGACTCAAAAACTCCTAAAGCAGCCTAGTGACTGATCCGGGCTCTCCATAGCGcatcctcttgcggggaggagacaGCGCCACGGCGGGGACCTGAGCTTCTGGCGGATTCAGTCCTTGCagttgggcttccagggctgcaatcctggcgtgg
It contains:
- the LOC103633066 gene encoding probable E3 ubiquitin-protein ligase ARI2, whose protein sequence is MGRDAEDTSSPVSSSELEQEDDDDCYLSDQGDDALEESVLHVLEDEHLEDCHWSASSVITKESLLVAQREDLRKVMELLGLREHHARTLLIHYRWDVERIFELLDQKDRDRLFSEAGIPLQYTRNAGPTSSAEVTCNVCYDDVPPSAASEMDCGHSYCNDCWTEYFIVKINEGQSRRVRCMAPKCNAVCDEAIIRKLVTARHLDIAERFERFLLESYIEDNDTVKWCPSTPHCGNAIRVKGDIYCEVECTCGCQFCFNCSLRAHSPCSCMMWELWIKKCRDESETVNWITVNTKPCPKCHKPVEKNGGCNLVACICGQAFCWLCGGATGRDHTWSTISGHSCGRFTDDQTKKTEQARRDLYRYMHYHNRYKAHTDSLKQEAKLKNEIQGKISISENKESKIKDYSWVINGLNRLFRSRRVLSYSYPFAFYMFGDEIFKDEMTPEERELKQNLFEDQQQQLEFNVERLSGFLEKDFQLFTDDEVMDTMKHVINLSNVVDRLCKQMYQCIENDLLYPLRTPHNIAPYKSKGIDRASELNISWDPGEQSSQSTKHSQDEHRNKQASNISGKRTHELHGSSSSNKRERVDVNGGGGALFDLNVPAEVVDKI